In the Anaeromusa acidaminophila DSM 3853 genome, one interval contains:
- a CDS encoding nitronate monooxygenase, which translates to MTTRLTQLLGIQYPILQGGMAWVSEARLAAAVSEAGGAGIIASGGRSAEWLEEQIHEARRLTNKPFGVNVQLMAANKDELVDVICREKVAFVTLGAGNPVPFFERLKEAGVKKIPVVPNVKLAKRVEAAGADAIVVEGMEAGGHIGVLTTMALMTQVIPEVSLPVIVAGGFADGRGLAAALVMGAAGVQIGTRFMLAEECAVHPNFKQRLIEAADTDSVVTGQTIGHAVRGVRNQFTDLFISMEYKHHPKEELEKMATGTNRKAAVDGDVEQGMVQAGQSLLPLKRVQPAAEIISEIMEGAREALHRAPTLL; encoded by the coding sequence TTTACAAGGCGGTATGGCTTGGGTTTCGGAAGCTCGTTTGGCGGCTGCCGTTTCGGAAGCCGGCGGAGCGGGAATTATTGCTTCAGGGGGGCGTTCAGCAGAGTGGCTGGAAGAGCAAATTCACGAAGCTAGACGCTTGACCAATAAGCCTTTCGGCGTAAATGTGCAGCTTATGGCTGCCAATAAAGACGAATTGGTAGATGTTATCTGCCGGGAAAAAGTGGCTTTTGTGACTCTGGGCGCCGGTAATCCGGTACCTTTCTTTGAACGCCTGAAAGAAGCTGGCGTGAAGAAAATTCCTGTAGTGCCAAATGTAAAACTGGCTAAACGCGTGGAAGCGGCTGGCGCTGACGCGATTGTTGTAGAAGGAATGGAAGCTGGCGGTCACATTGGCGTGCTCACGACGATGGCGTTAATGACGCAGGTTATCCCTGAGGTTTCTTTGCCGGTAATCGTAGCCGGCGGCTTTGCCGACGGGCGGGGTCTGGCTGCGGCGTTGGTGATGGGAGCTGCAGGCGTGCAAATTGGCACTCGTTTTATGCTGGCGGAAGAATGCGCCGTCCATCCGAATTTCAAACAGCGTTTGATTGAAGCGGCTGACACGGATTCCGTGGTGACGGGCCAAACGATTGGCCATGCAGTGCGCGGCGTTCGTAATCAGTTTACAGATCTGTTTATTTCCATGGAATATAAACATCATCCGAAGGAAGAACTGGAAAAAATGGCTACAGGCACCAATCGCAAAGCGGCGGTAGACGGCGATGTAGAGCAAGGCATGGTCCAAGCTGGCCAGAGCTTGCTTCCTCTGAAACGGGTTCAGCCTGCAGCGGAAATCATCAGTGAAATTATGGAAGGCGCTCGTGAGGCTCTACACCGTGCGCCGACGCTATTGTAA
- a CDS encoding FprA family A-type flavoprotein, translated as MLNQIEIARGVYYVGAVDWNLRDFHGYNTPRGVTYNAYLVVDEKICLIDNVKAPYTEELLERISQIVDPSKIDYVITNHVEPDHSGSLPKLMERAPQAKVVLTNQGKDEVIKYYGKEYDFMTVKQGDVLDIGRNKLHFVPLPMLHWPDSMATFMEGENILFSNDAFGQHVCTSKRFDDENELPVAMYEAAKYYANILMPFGKLVVRALDKVSSLPLNMIAPSHGLIWRSHIQEILAAYKRWGSGQNRDRVVIVYDTMWGSTEQMARRILDGVASAGVDVRLMRISTTELSDVALAVLEAGGVILGSSAINSGPLATMAATVSYLQGLKAQNKLGGAFGAYGWNGGAQEKLEAGLAASGINAPLPSLFLKWTADKAELQQCFEFGKQFGEKVKEANRKD; from the coding sequence ATGCTGAATCAAATTGAAATTGCTCGCGGCGTGTATTATGTTGGCGCTGTAGATTGGAATTTACGGGATTTTCACGGTTATAATACACCTCGGGGGGTTACGTATAACGCCTATTTAGTGGTTGATGAGAAGATTTGCCTGATTGACAATGTCAAGGCTCCCTATACGGAGGAGTTGCTAGAACGCATCAGTCAGATCGTTGATCCTTCTAAAATTGACTATGTAATTACCAATCATGTGGAGCCGGACCATTCTGGTTCTTTGCCCAAGTTGATGGAACGGGCGCCCCAAGCCAAGGTCGTTTTAACCAATCAAGGCAAGGATGAAGTCATAAAGTACTACGGCAAGGAATACGATTTTATGACGGTTAAGCAAGGAGATGTGCTGGATATTGGCCGCAATAAGCTCCACTTCGTCCCGTTGCCGATGCTGCATTGGCCGGATTCAATGGCGACCTTTATGGAAGGGGAAAACATTCTCTTCTCGAATGATGCTTTTGGGCAGCATGTTTGTACGAGCAAACGTTTTGACGACGAAAATGAACTGCCGGTGGCTATGTATGAGGCGGCTAAATACTACGCTAACATTCTAATGCCTTTCGGCAAATTGGTTGTGCGCGCTTTGGACAAAGTGAGCAGCTTGCCTTTAAACATGATTGCTCCTAGTCATGGCTTGATATGGCGCAGCCATATTCAAGAAATTTTGGCGGCGTATAAACGTTGGGGCAGCGGGCAAAATCGTGATCGCGTTGTAATTGTATATGACACGATGTGGGGCAGTACGGAGCAAATGGCTCGGCGTATTTTGGACGGTGTAGCTTCGGCTGGAGTAGACGTGCGTTTGATGCGTATTTCTACTACGGAATTAAGCGATGTTGCCTTGGCGGTCTTAGAAGCAGGAGGGGTTATTTTAGGTTCCTCGGCAATCAATAGCGGCCCCTTGGCGACGATGGCAGCAACGGTATCGTATCTGCAAGGGCTAAAGGCGCAAAATAAACTTGGCGGTGCGTTCGGAGCTTATGGCTGGAACGGCGGCGCTCAGGAAAAACTGGAGGCAGGTTTAGCCGCCAGCGGCATTAACGCCCCGCTGCCGAGTCTCTTCTTGAAATGGACTGCTGATAAAGCAGAGTTGCAGCAGTGTTTTGAGTTTGGAAAACAGTTTGGCGAAAAAGTGAAAGAAGCAAACCGCAAAGACTGA
- a CDS encoding CtsR family transcriptional regulator, producing the protein MGNLADAIERFILRKLAAGSGGIIVVRRSEIAEEIACAPSQVTYVLGTRFTMERGFIVESRRGSGGFVRIAKLALPVLAELPAPPEEAWSQEEVQWRIRQWEQHQLLSEREAAIVRYFMMQFAERIEDEERGRLLRDVLQRLADLPREEGM; encoded by the coding sequence ATGGGGAATTTGGCAGATGCTATTGAGCGTTTTATTTTACGCAAACTGGCAGCGGGAAGCGGCGGCATTATTGTCGTGCGGCGTAGTGAAATAGCCGAAGAAATTGCCTGCGCTCCTTCGCAGGTCACGTATGTATTGGGCACTCGCTTTACCATGGAACGAGGCTTTATTGTTGAATCTCGCCGCGGCTCCGGGGGCTTTGTGCGTATTGCTAAATTAGCGCTGCCGGTGCTGGCGGAATTGCCGGCGCCGCCGGAAGAAGCTTGGTCTCAGGAAGAAGTACAGTGGCGTATTCGGCAATGGGAGCAGCATCAGCTTTTGAGTGAGCGAGAAGCGGCCATTGTGCGCTACTTTATGATGCAATTTGCCGAACGGATAGAGGATGAAGAGCGAGGTCGCTTGTTGCGGGATGTGCTGCAGCGTTTGGCGGACTTGCCTCGCGAGGAGGGAATGTAA
- a CDS encoding UvrB/UvrC motif-containing protein, with the protein MLCENCGKRPATIRIVQMMGSEKEEHHFCEVCAQGQSALSVLALNDPAGAEDFLKLLLAASQPEEVQEETVRCLECGLTYEEFSHKGTFGCSGCFDAFEEKIGPMVRRIHGTAQHNGKVPRHTGAALQMRRHIQGLRQQLEQHVRQEEYEEAARLRDEIRSLEMQSQRG; encoded by the coding sequence ATGTTGTGCGAGAATTGCGGCAAACGACCGGCAACGATTCGCATTGTGCAAATGATGGGCTCCGAAAAAGAAGAGCATCATTTTTGTGAAGTTTGCGCTCAGGGACAGTCGGCGCTTTCGGTTTTGGCTTTAAACGATCCGGCAGGTGCGGAGGACTTTCTGAAGCTGCTCTTGGCGGCGTCGCAACCGGAGGAAGTGCAGGAAGAAACGGTGCGCTGTCTTGAGTGCGGTTTGACGTATGAGGAATTTAGTCACAAAGGGACCTTTGGCTGTAGCGGCTGTTTTGACGCTTTTGAGGAAAAAATAGGGCCAATGGTGCGACGTATTCACGGTACGGCGCAGCATAACGGCAAAGTGCCAAGGCATACAGGGGCTGCTTTGCAAATGCGGCGTCACATTCAAGGGCTGAGGCAGCAATTGGAACAACATGTTCGGCAAGAAGAATATGAAGAAGCGGCTCGCTTGCGAGATGAAATTCGCAGTCTTGAAATGCAGAGCCAGCGTGGATAA
- a CDS encoding protein arginine kinase, whose protein sequence is MNWQELLRSPRSAWGTLAGPEGDIALSSRVRLARNFQRFAFPTRADEATLQLVLQVVKEALPQLNQADEAAYVFVPLENLSKLERKILVEKHLASPDFAQCAEGRALVVGREGAVSIMVNEEDHLRIQAVAPGLDLEQCLVQANEVDDLLESREEVAFREDLGYLASCPTNLGTGLRASVMLHLPALVMTKQASRVISAATQLGLAVRGLYGEGTEAAGNLFQVSNQLTLGPKEEEIIANLNGVVQHMVHHERQARLRLLEQAEESLADRVWRAYGVMCHARSMKGEEALRLLSDVSLGVDLGIVTGVEKSVLHSLLVKTRPGFLHSLTGKETMTAQERAALRAEVIRHTLAQEPENGQ, encoded by the coding sequence ATGAATTGGCAAGAGTTATTGCGCAGTCCTCGCAGCGCCTGGGGAACGCTTGCAGGGCCGGAGGGAGATATCGCTTTATCAAGCAGGGTGCGTCTGGCGAGGAATTTTCAACGATTTGCGTTTCCTACTCGCGCCGACGAGGCGACATTGCAGCTGGTGCTACAGGTAGTAAAAGAAGCGCTGCCGCAGCTTAATCAGGCGGACGAGGCGGCATACGTATTTGTGCCGTTGGAAAACTTGTCGAAGCTGGAACGGAAAATTTTAGTAGAGAAGCATCTGGCAAGTCCCGATTTCGCCCAGTGTGCTGAAGGGCGAGCCTTGGTGGTAGGACGGGAAGGCGCCGTTAGTATTATGGTCAACGAAGAAGATCATTTGCGTATTCAAGCGGTAGCGCCAGGGCTGGATTTGGAACAGTGCCTAGTTCAGGCTAATGAGGTAGATGATCTGCTGGAAAGCCGCGAAGAGGTTGCTTTTCGTGAAGATCTAGGCTACTTGGCCTCTTGCCCGACCAATTTGGGAACCGGCTTGCGCGCTTCCGTGATGCTGCATCTGCCGGCTCTGGTGATGACAAAACAGGCCAGCCGGGTAATTTCGGCGGCTACGCAGTTGGGACTGGCAGTGCGAGGTCTTTACGGCGAAGGAACCGAAGCGGCTGGAAATTTATTTCAAGTTTCCAATCAACTGACGCTGGGGCCGAAAGAAGAAGAAATTATCGCTAATTTGAACGGCGTGGTGCAGCACATGGTGCATCACGAGCGTCAGGCTCGGTTGCGATTGTTGGAACAGGCGGAAGAGTCCTTGGCTGATCGCGTTTGGAGGGCCTACGGAGTAATGTGTCATGCGCGCAGTATGAAAGGCGAAGAAGCGCTGCGCTTGCTCAGTGATGTATCGCTAGGCGTAGATCTGGGCATCGTAACAGGGGTGGAAAAATCAGTGCTGCACAGTTTGCTAGTAAAGACTCGGCCTGGATTCCTTCATTCTTTAACAGGAAAGGAAACGATGACGGCGCAGGAACGAGCGGCGCTGCGGGCGGAAGTGATTCGGCATACGCTGGCGCAGGAACCAGAAAACGGGCAATAG